In the Malaclemys terrapin pileata isolate rMalTer1 chromosome 3, rMalTer1.hap1, whole genome shotgun sequence genome, TATGATGGCACAGAACTGGCATTTCCATCTCCATGGTCCACCTAAGTAGGGTCCCTTTTGGGATGGAAGTGGGGGGGAAGATAAGGATCTATACATCTAATCACAGGGGCCTTTTGTATTATTTCTGTCTTAACACAACCTCCCAATTTGCAATTATCTGGAAATTTAACTATCACACATTTTGTTTCCTCTTCCAGAtctttaataaagatattaaataaaatgaaCATGAATCACTGCAGCAGCCCATCGTATGCCTTCCCCCCCATCTTTCACACCAAGTAACTACTAATATCCAAGCCAATGTTTTTTTCtcaaattaattttaatgaaaatccAGAAATATTTCATTGACTGCACCCAATTGATTTATGATTTGATACAAAAGAAGCAAGCAAGTCCACCTCTTGCAGTTGCATACCCCAAACTCTCCTTCAGCAgttaaggactgcaggatcacaACCCAGCCTTTATACCAGGATTTTGTTCTTTAGAAACCCATCATATTTACTGCTCATTGTCCTGTTATCTAAATCAGCATGAATTCAGAAGTGCTGCATGCCTCACACACTGAACCTGAAAGTGAATTATGCAGCTCCTCCAAACTAGCACCACTAAAAACTTGATACCATCATGCATTTCTTTACACATTTTACATAAACTGTTTTAGAAATTATAGAGTTCAAAAATTGTCCCTATaagttatttttcagaaatgaacaaTTGGTTCAGTGATCAGGGCAAAAGCCTGGCACTGGGGAGTCCTGGATTCATGTCCTTCCTCTGCCACATGTTCTGTGTATGACCCTGGGAAAGTCATTTAGGGATAGATTCACAAAGTGGACCAACATCTAAGTCCTAGGTCTTCTGCCATCTGGAATTCACAGCCCCAAGGTagggacccaggctccctatacattGTAGTCAAGTGCCTAAGAAGGTGACgctcagaagccagcaagctgagcagggagaTGTCTAACCTAGCCAGcagtgaaatgcagaggaaaggggtGGAACTGAGGGCCCTGAGTCACAAAGGTACCTCAGCACTAACTCCGATTGAGATGGGCCTTAAGTACCTGAGTGACAGGTTGGAGGTAGGAACCTAAGTCCACTTAGGATTTGGCATCCTCATCCCATTATAGCCAATATCCCAGTGGCTACAGTATTCACCTGCTCTGCTatagagcaggaacttgaacccaggtctaccTGATTCCAGGTGAGTGTGCTGACCACATTAGGGGGAATTCTGATGTGCGTATCTCTCACTCTCTTCTGTTGAAGATGGATAAATAATTAGTCACTAGGCAACAAAACACAAGAGACTAAttttatagcccagtggttagggtactcacatgGGTTGCGGGGAAGAGttgggttcaagtcccttctccaatAATTAACTATTTATACAaatcttcaacaggagagactgagagaaatCCACCCCAAAAACTAGTAAGCTGGTAGTTTGGGCACACACCTAGGATTTGGTTGACCTGGGTTCAAAACTTTgatccaaatcaggcagagtggggattcaaacctgggtctcccctcaCCACAGGTAAATATCCAGTGACTAGGCTATTGGGTACTTGGGAATTTGTGTGTCCCTGCTCAACCTGCCCAATCCCAGCTGTTTTGTAGGGGCTAGCAATGCTCTGAGTACACCTACCTAATGGGTCCCAAAGGCAGGGTGGGTGAAAAACCAAATTTGCAAATTCTGCTGAGGATCAGGTGTGGTTGCTCCCGGCAGCTCATtaggtggtgggaggagggggtgtgtggcagCCAAGACCGCTCTGTACATTCCTACTGGCAAAAATTTAGGCTGGCATATATGGGGACTTGAGCACCAACAGAATTAAGTAGCAGCTGAGCAGTGGTTTTGTGAATGTCAGAGGCACTTAAATGttagacttaggtgcctaaagaggtAGTTACATGCATAAGTcctttatttgtaaaatatggataacagcacttctctagctcacaggggtgttgtgaagataaataagaattgtgaggcactcaaatGCTATGGTGATGGGGAACAGATAAGTACTTCAGATAGATACATAGCTGCTTAATTTCTTAGTATGATAAATTCAATATAAATACTTAAGACAGATGATACATAATTTTATTAGGCACATTTACTTAACAGTAACGAACAAGATTGGCTACCAcatttgcttcccccttcctccctcatcTTGTTACCGCCGTTGttctccatgacttttcaaataaCTCCCACTGGTTCAGGACACTTTAGAATCCATAAGATATTATACAAACATGCCAATTTGTGTTTGCAAGTATTCCTTTAACTGTCTTTTAACCAATATCTGTAGACATATTTCTCTTTTCATCTGCttaaagataaattttaaaaatgtttctcagtGATTTTAGACTGTTTAGTTTCTCACTTTTATTGAAGGCCAGACATGCTCTCCCTACCCTCACACACCACCTTCATTGATACAACTATAAAAACCATTCTTATTTCACTTAATGCCTTTGGCTACCAGTAACTGATTCTGCCTTTTGACTGATGGATATTCTTTTCCTCTACCAACCTTGACTGTATATTTACTGTTTGTTTCCCTTCCTCTGCCATTTCCCCATGAAGACACAATGGCTGTTCCCAACTCCTTCCATTTCTTCCTTACATGCACGTATAAAGGGTAGGCTGCTGTGCTTTAGCTATGATTTCTTTAGGGTGCTCTATTTTTGTTTCACATTTATGGATTTCATGTACTATGAAAGTTCACAGTATATTTTTTTATGACTCAAGTTAAGGTTGTACACTACCTGTGGCACCAAATATGCACTTTGTGTTAATTTCTGAAGGTTCAGACAGGGGAAAATAGACATATATACATTTATACATATTTATTGTCActtttaaaagtaacattttcaTTTACTTTAAGTATTCACCCCTCTTGTGTTCCATATGTGCATGTGTTAAGAGGATAAATACTGGCTTTCAAGTCCAAAATTAAAACCAATGAAATTACATGCCAGAGCCAAGCTCTGTTGCTTGTTGGCAGTTCTTGTCAGGATAATACTATTATACAGTACCAATAGGACACAGGACTTGGTTAGTCTTCAGAAATAGCATGGTAAATACATTGCTTCGCTTCGGCTCCAAGAAGATGATCTTTCCTTCAGTCAGTCACCAAGAACGGGCTCATGCAATGGCTCCTTCTTCACATCCAACCAGTAGACAAGGGTTGCTTGTCTTTTCTACTGAGGCTTCTTCAGAATGTAAGCTTTTCCCGTCACCTAAAGATGAAAGCTCATCGGCCATTATGCTTAGAAGCATATTCTCTTCAACACGACAGCAAAAAAACGGTTAAAATCTGGCATTTAGTTAAGAGAACTAAGAATATAACAAACCAACTTCTGCCCTCTGATACACGTATGCAACTACCACTGATTTCAGTCTAGACCTCTGCATATtactttatacacacacactacaaCTAGGAACAAAAGTATCAGCAAAAGACTACACTTACATTGTTTCCAAATTAGTTTGCAACTATACAATTTTAATTGTAATAGAAAAAGGGGAAAGGAATATAACAACAGGTATTAAGAGAGATATTTTCCAAATTTTTATTTGTGCACATTCATCAAGTGAAAAAGGTAACTTTTACAGCTTCTTTGGTGCCCAATATTCAGCATACAAAAATGTAAAAGACTATTCACAAATAAAACACAAGCTCAAactaaaaaaatgtttgaaaggtaGTGCACATCGTGACAGGTTCACTTATGAATACACAGaaattactgcaaaaataaatagaaCGTCTTTTTAAAAGCAGCAATTTCATATCTTGTAAACTTTTGTTTTTACAATACAGCACTGTTCAAAATAAAATCCAAAGGGACTGGAGTTTACACTGTGGCCATGAACAAGTAAAAGAGTCTGTATTTCCTCAGCTATTGTTGGtccagttttccttttttttgcttttagtCCAATGTGCAGCAGTCTTTAAAGGTGCTTGGTTAGGGAACCTAACCATTAAGTGGTGAATTATAAAATTTCTTTCCTGCTTTCAAACACGAATGGGTAAATCTGTTCCACAGCACTGGCAACAGCCTTTACGTTTGGCCctgagacatttaaaaaatggagagaagagggagaaaaagtcAGGGCAAAGTAACAGTACCTCAAAAACCATTCAGAATATACTAGCTAACACAACTTTACACTGTAGACACACCTTTTTTCATATTTAAGGAAGTTACTAAGTACTTAGAGGAAGAAAATAATATGCAACCTCTAGAGCCTGTAATGACATTTGAACTGGTTGTTGACTAGATTAGAAATTAATATCTCCATATCTGTCACTTTTATCTCATAAGAAATTATATACTGTCTAGTGCACTGGAATAGAAGAATCCCAGAAAGAGCGAGTTGGTAATGTCTCCTGATGGCACTAAGTCACTATGTAACAAACTATGAAGGTTGCAGATGATTGAGCAGAATGACAAATAAAATTAATCTTGGATAGGAGCTTAGTGATATATTGACCAAAATAGTCAACTTTTCAACCACACCGATAGCATGTGAAGTTGTGATTTCCTCTGACGAAAACTATTTTGGAGGCTCAGTAAAAAGGGTCTGCCTAATTTGcagcagtatttaaaaaaagtataGAAAATGCAGAAAATACAGCTAAAATTGTATCAAACGCTAGCATGCCCCCATTTAGAGTATTGCCAATTTTTGGTGACCCGAGATTGTGTCTGTGGACTTTCTCAATGAAGATGATTAAGGGGAAGATTTGGGAACATGCCTGGCCTTTATGCCTTTAAAAAGCCCTTCCTAAAGGTATTTTGGATCATGTAGGTGGAAAAATTAGGATTACTTACCCCAGAAGGGAACAGATTTAGAAaggaattaattaatttattcaaAATTTTGCAACCCATAACCTtctgggtcacccaatgaaaacaGCCAGTATTTTTAGACAAAATAAAGATAAGGACAATAATATTTCAGACAACTTATATAATTCACTGCCTCTCAAAGTCAGTATCAAATATCATAGCTGGATTTTTAATGGCCTGCATAATTTTAAAACCATTAACAAAATCTGTATAAAACTAGGACAAGGGTAATCAAGTCACATGTTTCATGGCATAAAATTACTGCTGGGGTCCCTCTCTGCCTCATGGATAACACTGCCAGTTTGGTTGAGTGAATTTGGGGAGGGTTTTCTGCCTTCCTGTAAAGAACAGCTGTTGaccactgtcaaagacaggataccCGACTTAATGAACTAATGGTTTCaccaggaaggagaagaggactccagaagtttcttcctaatgtaGTGATCTTTAAAGAGATCACAAATCTTTGTATGTCCTATTTATGTGCAAATTTCAGAAAACAGTATTTTAGTGCTTTTTTGAAAATAAGAAAATGGACCAGGAAGAGGATCCTTCTCATATTTTCAAACCTTGTGAGGATTATACGAGGCCTATCAGTCCACATACTCTGCTTTTCACGCAGGCACCACTGAATGCACTGCACCTCCCTCCAATTTCTCTGCTACCACAGAAATATGAAGTTCTAGAGAGCAATGCCCAGTAACACCCAGCAGGCTGTGGAAAGCAGAAAGAGCATGAGCAGGTGAATGGGTCTTGAAGGATAGTAGTGATTCTTCCAAGGTTGaagacctggaagggaccctcCACAGCAAGACAGAGGATTGTGGAGGTTAGcacagggagagaagagagacagaAGTTGAGAAAACCCAACACTCATTTTAGGGGAAGAAAAGCTGGAATTGATGACACTTCCACCAGcttcctcatttctttttctctcttcatcGAACCTGCAACCCTCCCCACCCacgtcatttttaaaaaaaaaaaagtatttctccTGAATTTTAATAGAGATTCTTAGTTATGAAATACAAATAGTTAAATCACAATTCAATAAGTTGGCTGCATTTCTGGGGAACATTAAAGTTTCTCATTTATCTGAAAAGTAATTTTTCTTCTATGTTTGGCTGTTACTAGTTCAAATTAGCTTGCTGGAACATTTACGTTTTTGGTAGGTTTCCATTTTGGATGTTTGTGGGTTTTAGCTATAATGATTACAGTTAAAAGAAATGTATTCTATAAAATGTTAGATATTTGTAAGGATCCCATATCCCACACACCCCCAATACAAGTGTCTCTAAGCATTATTTTAGATACCAATATCTTATCTGTCATTTTCAACCAACAGAAATTTAGTATGGGATAATTCCATATCATGCGTGTCGAAGTTCTATTTTAATTTCCCACAGtttctgaatcttttttattcatgtttttttccccccattttagcAAGTATTGTATTTGCTCTCAGCTGATGTTTTGTGCATATCTGGGAAACACAGTAAAGTCCTTTTTGAGATATGGGGCAGAGGATGCCAAGTACGAATAGAGGGGAGTGGGAAAGGTGGCACAAAGCCtccaagaaaataaatatatatatattttaatttcaggACCAAAGTTAACAAAAGCGTTCCAATGACTGAGGAAATCCGTTAGATGTCTGGTAACTAGGAAGAGGTTGCCACACAACTATTtagttgtttgtttcattttaagtTTCCAGCCAAGGTTGTGTGTAATGTTTCCATCCAAAAGGGGCAGGAGGAAGTTTACCCAAGCATTTGATAGACTAGGACCAAAACCTGAAATAGGGCAATCTCTAACACCCCCTAGTTGTTGGTCACAGGATGATGTTGCCATTTTATATTGGCTGGGCCTCTCTCTAGTCTCAAGGTGTATGCCTGTGATAGGAACTCTTGCTTAAACAGCAGTAGTTTATGGGACTGTACTGAAGAAAAATGAGAAGGAAGGTTAAAAGTTTTAGAATTTGTAATTAAACAAGCAAATATCCTCCATCTCTGGTATATAAGCTCAATTTCCTCATATGCCTCATCTCCTCAGAAACTGACTACAGCCACGTgtataaaacaaacacatttgatCTGCTGGGAGTATTACATTCTCCCACAGTTATTCAGGCATTTTCACTGAAAGACAAGTTATCTGGCAGCATTAAGTACAAATGAAATCTCACATGCCTGTCTCTCTGTTGCTTTCAAAGTCTAACTGAACTCCCATGAAAGAAAGtaagttaaatatttattttggcatCATAAAGTACCCGTTACTGTGATACTTCCTGTTGAAAAAATCTGTAAGGTAGCTCTGAGAGGTTTTATTCTGTAGCACACTGCAGGATGAAGCTCCGGTTCATAACTAGAAAACAGAAAAGATTGTCAAAGACACTTCTATATTTGCTAATAAAAAGCTGATACATTGAAGAAAAAGATAAGAATTCTCTTAAGACCTACTGTACCTAGCATGAGGTCTATTATTCTTCGTAAATTCTGGCAATCTGATTTCAAAGGGCATGTTGCACACTGCTAAAACATTGAcaaccttaaaatctgtgaaaattACCttttggagagagaaagagaacaagAATAAGAAATGTTATGATATCTGATACAGAAAAGATATCTTCTGACAATAATTTGATTATTTCAACCAATAAAACCCTGTGTTTAACACAAAGCTGGTAAGAGTAGGAATCCAAACAGAACTAGGATAAATTTTTAAATACCTAACTTAGTTCTGAACTATGTTTGTAATCCAATAACTTGtctagcaaaaaacaaaaacaaaaacaaaacacaattgtCTTCTCATGTAGATTCAATTACATTTAGAATGAACATGCATGGTCTATATCACTGTAGTAAGCACTTATAACTAAGTTAAAAATTAACTAAACCAAATTATTCATGAAACACCAAAATAAATGACATAGGAAAGCTTGGTTTGTAGTGTTACTAGAACCCACTAAGGTGCTACATAATTAGTTCATATTAACAGTTTATCATTGTTTTatttaagttaaaaataaaaaagaaaatgcgagaaaattaattgtttgtttgctttctttcTCCTGTGGCTAGTACAGAGAAAgccatttcctttttctttttgaaacaaaaagctaATAGCCTTTTATCCACAGCCACAAAATGCTACAATATGGTGGTAAAATGCCTGTGGCGAATTACCAGCAAAGCCAATGCAATAGTGGGAGATTTTCCTGAAACTTAACACAGACATGGCCAATGAAGAACCATTTTtgctcaaactttaaaaaaaaaaaaatgtttgcagcTTGAGAATGAGTCTACCAAATTTCAGTTTGAACAATTAAATTACAAGCAGATGAAAATGACCCCCTTAGAATGGAAATGCTTGTGCAATATTAATTAGACATCAACATGTGCTCTGCCTAGAACGTTCACTCTTACAATAAAGAGAAGCCACATTAATCTGTTTCTGCACATAAATGAACCTGTTTATTTCCTATAAAGCCATTACTAAAGCTTTACATGGGTATATATTTCATTTGACTTAATTCAACATTCTGCTCCATCATTTTCACTTTTACATGATATCCAATGCTTAATAGCCCCATAACTCAGTTTTTCAGTTTGATTTAATGCACTCAGTAAGAGTTGCTGTGGGCTGATTGCCCACCTCTAAAATTTGGTGGCCATTTTATATGCTAAACAAACTTGGAAGTAGGACAGTCTTACTTTTGAATCATCACTCTGATGTCTAGCTACTTGCCTGATAGTAAATTTAtggtttatttaattaaattagagCAACTGGTTGCATGATAGCTCTAAAATGTCATTACATGCCCTTCTGCTCAAGGAACAAACACCAAACTGAATAGTTCTATCAGCCACGCCTAAGTCACTTACAGTAGCAGACTTTGCAACTGACTGGTAGATGTAACTGACCCAAGCTCAGGCAAGAAGGAGTTCCACTTTGTGAGTTCTAATTTAGGAGTAAATTCTGGTCCCAGCGCACAGTCTGATTAGACTATAGGAACTTgctttagtttaatttttttttaaatcaaacttgtAGCAGTTAGGAGTTGTTCACCATAATGGCTCTCCTAAAACTAGATCCACTTGGAAAATGTGTTTGTTCATATGACAACCATATTTATGCCAATCAGCATATTTTACAAATGGAGGGGGCAAATTTCCACTTTTCTTCAATGCAATCCTTTTAGAGATTTTGAGAATAAGGAGGACATTATATATATGCAGGTGGTTAATTTACCCAATTTCCTGAAACAAATTTCTGCTCATGAGCTGATAAGAAAGCACGATGCTGAACTACCAAGTGGGAGCCCCAAATacagtaaaataaatacaatctCAAGATAACTTGTGTTGCTACACAATGAGAATTTGAGTGAGAAAATGCTGGTTATGAAATTGTTATAGCACCTCTTCTGCTGGCCATCAGTTTTAAAAGGTCCAAACATGCTAGTCCCTATCAACAGAAATACATACATATACTATTGTTCACCCCTAAAAGAGAAGGTTATTATCAAAAGGATCATTACCTGAAAACCTAGTTTTTGCAAAGTACGAGCTAAACGTCTGGCACCAAATTTAGCTTCTTCTTCACTATAATTTAAAGGAGAGAAATAATAAGGGACTAGTTTTACTAATAGCTACTGCAATAAAACTAAAATTGTAAGATGTATACATACACACGTTCACATACTTACATATGTAATCACaccaaaaactatattaaaagaacattaaaatgcAAAGTCAAGTGAAGAAGTGCCAGCATTAAGGTACATATGAAATCAGCCCCCTTGAGCATATGCATTGACAGCGTTTTCCAAACAGCTGGTCTCAATCCACCAGTGAGTCTTGGAAAGCATCTAGGTGGGTCACTTGTGGCCCAGAGGTGCTCTCTCCACCCGCACTTTCACTTCCCCTGGAAGGCAGCAGTGAAGGGAGAGGGAtttgggcagcagcagcatggaggaaGCAGCTGAAGCCAGAATTGGACAGTCAGCAGCCTGGTAGTGATCGcaacccagctgcacagagagaggggccagctgaggctgcaggatggGGCAAGGTGGGGAAAGCAAGAGCAAGGGGACTAGGGGGGAGTAAGAAGTTGGTGGGctgagaaagggagggagggggaggagaggggataaTGGTGGGTCCcccaaaaagacaaaatgcatttGATGGGTTGCCTTTGTAAAAAGTTTGTGAACCACTGTATTATGTTACAGTCTTCAATTACACAATCGATACTATGTTTTCCACAGGTCCCTTGCTTCATTCAGTTCGCagaatggacctgctctggggataaaTCGGCCTTGTGTATTGAAGGAGACTTTTGTCTGTAGAACCCTGCTTCATTTCAGtccccttgcccagccagtcccagtcccccCTGTCCCAAGTCCCAGATtccgcccctcccttcccccagcctgcaaTTTCAGTCTCCCTCCCGTCCCAATCTAGtcccttgtcccctctgcattggaGTCAGGCAGCAACCTGCTCCACGCTGCCTGGTCCCAAGCAGGAGGTCATGGAAAATACAAGAGAGACATGCTCCCAGTTCAGGTGCCAGGATCTAGACCTAGCACAGCCCACAGCAATtgtagggaaagtcctgctcagttcTGGGCTGGAGTATGCCAAGTGCAGACCAATTCTTCAGGGAATGTACCTGCTAAAATTAAGCCTCTATTGAGAATGTGCAAATGGAGATTCTTTTCCCGCAGGGTTTAGAAGTTGGCcaaatttggatggattttcatAGGGACAGCAAAGAATACTTCCCTGACACAAACTACCCCACTTCCCCACACTCCAATTTCAAGTcattgctccaaagcatggagatgctagagcaggagtcggcaacatttcagaagtgatgtgccgagtcttcatttattcacactaatttaagatttcgtgtGCCATAAGacatttaaagtttttagaaggtctctttctataagtctataatatataactaaactattgttgtatgtaaagtaaataaacattttaaaaaccttaagaaacttcatttaaaattaaattaaaatgcagagccccccggattggtggccaggacactgggcagcgtgagtgtcactgaaaatcagcttgcgtgccaccttcggcacgcgtgccatgcGTTGCCTACCCCGTGCTAGAgtatttcaaagaaaaggttgccagacttttttttttaaatgtaggtaaaacaatgtatttttccctcgTGTCATTCTCAGAAATAATGGTTGAACTGTTTtagttaaaattttcaaaaaaattcatcCTGAAGCAGACATTCAGCACAAAAAAATTCTGCCCAAagggttaaaatttggcaaaattataagcaactgaaaacaggctcTTATAATGG is a window encoding:
- the TBPL1 gene encoding TATA box-binding protein-like 1, which produces MDADSDVALDILITNVVCVFRTRCHLNLRKIALEGANVIYKRDVGKVLMKLRKPRITATIWSSGKVICTGATSEEEAKFGARRLARTLQKLGFQVIFTDFKVVNVLAVCNMPFEIRLPEFTKNNRPHASYEPELHPAVCYRIKPLRATLQIFSTGSITVTGPNVKAVASAVEQIYPFVFESRKEIL